In one window of Henckelia pumila isolate YLH828 chromosome 1, ASM3356847v2, whole genome shotgun sequence DNA:
- the LOC140882518 gene encoding uncharacterized protein translates to MLNNCQEVEKYLKEHRNIILARRVRNVEHEQEIEFPMWFKDKVNEMRAVGSYETTDELMSSSSASDSGTREDGSGKDGGGRQTIWRLQSCIKVLEKALRKQKHDKLEVEFEKHTGDSVGEIRKWFNNLIPQIV, encoded by the exons ATGCTAAATAATTGTCAAGAAGTTGAAAAATATCTCAA GGAGCATCGAAATATTATATTAGCTCGGAGAGTGCGGAATGTGGAACATGAACAAGAAATTGAATTTCCCATGTGGTTTAAGGATAAG GTTAATGAAATGCGAGCAGTTGGGTCATATGAGACTACAGATGAATT gatgTCTAGTTCAAGTGCTAGTGATTCCGGTACTAGAGAGGATGGATCAGGCAAGGATGGAGGAGGCAGACAAACAATATGGAGACTGCAATCTTGCATTAAAGTTCTAGAGAAGGCATTGAGGAAGCAAAAACATGATAAATTGGAGGTCGAATTTGAAAAACATACAGGAGACAGTGTTGGAGAAATTAGAAAATGGTTTAATAACCTGATACCTCAAATAGTTTGA